A part of Numenius arquata chromosome 16, bNumArq3.hap1.1, whole genome shotgun sequence genomic DNA contains:
- the TCHP gene encoding trichoplein keratin filament-binding protein — protein sequence MAAGGGRWRRAMALRWAARGRAPERWAAERRRELEARNRQQWEQASRSFAQAAICCSRQARWSQPRSVPPSPAAVRREAEEAAARLEQRRERLRRLLGEEREALAAELRELQWGGRTELAGMRQRSEELRTGREERRRKVAEQLLYEHWKKNNAELREVESELHRKHVMEAWGDQVTQKNKQEAAELEEKKRYENKYEIARREALERMRQEEEKRRLEEKKRAETLLQQMEELKLQETEATKLKKERQNLLKQQWELENLEEERKQMEEQRKKSELGRFLRHQCNAQLKRRAQQIQEELEIDRQILLALLEKEDEDQRRQYARREKAVADVAWMKRVIEEQLQLEKEREAELQVMFSEEAKKVWEKREEEWEREKAARDRLMNEVLAGRQRQIQEKMDLNRRAQEESIKYREQLIKELEEAKEMSKREKEREEELKTARRQELEAQLTERRLQEQEEQQRQREEEEEERSGRQHREELVRQEAERMAEHGYRDRVYSYPKAAWT from the exons atggcggcgggcggcggccgtTGGCGGCGGGCGATGGCGCTGCGCTGGGCGGCTCGGGGTCGGGCCCCGGAGCGCTGGGCCgccgagcggcggcgggagctgGAGGCGCGCAACCGGCAGCAGTGGGAGCAGGCCAGCCGGTCCTTCGCCCAGGCCGCCATTTGTTGCTCCAGGCAGGCGCGGTGGAGCCAACCCCGAAGCGTCCCGCCCAG CCCAGCGGCGGTGCGGCGGGAGGCGGAGGAGGCAGCGGCGCGGCTGGAGCAGCGGCGGGAGCGGCTGCGGCGGCTGCTCGGCGAGGAGCGGGAAGCGCTGGCGGCAGAGCTGCGGGAGCTGCAGTGGGGCGGCAGGACGGAGCTTGCCGGGATGCGGCAGCGGAGCGAGGAGCTGCGAACCGGCCGGGAGGAGcggaggaggaag GttgctgagcagctgctgtatGAGCACTGGAAGAAAAACAATGCGGAGCTCCGGGAG GTGGAGTCGGAGCTGCACAGGAAGCACGTGATGGAGGCCTGGGGTGACCAGGTGACGCAAAAAAACAAG CAAGAAGCAGCTGAACTTGAAGAGAAAAAACGTTATGAAAACAAGTATGAAATTGCGCGAAGGGAAGCGCTGGAAAGAATGAGACAAGAGGAAGAGAAGCGTCGGCTGGAAGAGAAGAAGCGAGCGGAGACATTGCTTCAACAAATGGAAGAACTGAAATTACAGGAGACAGAG gcAACAAAGCTGAAAAAAGAACGGCAGAATTTATTAAAGCagcagtgggagctggaaaacttggaagaagaaaggaaacaaatggaAGAGCAGCGGAAGAAGAGCGAGCTTGG gcgCTTTTTGAGGCATCAGTGTAATGCCCAGTTAAAGAGACGAGCCCAGCAGATACAAGAGGAGCTG gagaTAGACCGGCAAATCTTATTAGCCCTCCTGGAGAAAGAGGATGAGGATCAGCGCCGCCAGTATGCCCGACGAGAAAAAGCAGTCGCAGATGTTGCCTGGATGAAACGTGTCATTGAGGAACAGCTCCAgttggaaaaggagagggaggcagagctgcaggtTATGTTCAG TGAAGAAGCTAAAAAAgtgtgggagaagagggaagaagaatGGGAAAGAGAGAAGGCGGCCAGAGATCGCCTAATGAATGAG GTCCTTGCAGGCAGGCAGCGCCAGATCCAAGAGAAGATGGACTTAAACAGACGAGCCCAAGAAGAGTCCATAAAGTATCGAGAGCAGCTGATTAAAGAACTTGAAGAGGCGAAAGAAATGAGCAAGCGAGAGAAGGAGCGGGAGGAGGAGCTGAAGACAGCCcgcaggcaggagctggaggcgCAG CTGACCGAGCGCCGCTTACAGgaacaggaggagcagcagcgccagagggaggaggaagaagaggagagatcAGGCCGGCAGCACAGGGAGGAGTTAGTGCGGCAGGAGGCTGAGCGCATGGCTGAGCACGGGTACCGGGACAGG GTCTACAGTTACCCAAAAGCAGCATGGACCTGA
- the GLTP gene encoding glycolipid transfer protein, whose product MALLLEHEFKPLPADKQVETLPFLEAVAHLPPFFDCLGTPIVYSPVKADLTGNIKKIRAVYDSNPAKFKTLQNILEAEKEMHGSAWPKTGATLALMWLKRGLKFMLVLLQSISDGERDEEHPNLIRVNAMKAYEIALKKYHGWMLQKLFMGSVYALPYKSDLLKALEKGKEVKEEESIEKIHQFLSRVTPILDAIYEMYTKMNAELSYKA is encoded by the exons atggcgctgctgctggagcacgAGTTCAAGCCGCTGCCGGCCGACAAGCAGGTCGAGACGCTGCCCTTCCTGGAGGCCGTAGCGCACCTGCCGCCTTTCTTCG ATTGCCTGGGGACTCCCATCGTCTACTCGCCGGTCAAAGCAGACCTGACTGGAAATATCAAG aAAATCCGGGCGGTTTACGACTCCAACCCCGCCAAGTTCAAAACGCTGCAGAACATCCTGGAGGCGGAGAAGGAGATGCACGGCTCGGCCTGGCCCAAGACGGGCGCGACGCTGGCGCTGATGTGGTTGAAAAG GGGCCTGAAGTTCATGCTGGTGTTGCTGCAGAGCATCTCCGATGGCGAGCGGGACGAGGAACATCCGAACCTCATCCGTGTGAACGCCATGAAGGCTTACGAGATCGCCCTGAAGAAATACCACGGCTGGATGCTGCAGAAGCTCTTCATG GGCTCGGTCTACGCTCTCCCGTACAAATCGGATTTGCTGAAGGCGttagagaaggggaaagaagtcAAAGAGGAGGAAAGCATCGAGAAGATCCATCAGTTTCTCTCCAGGGTCACCCCGATCCTGGATGCCATTTATGAGATGTACACGAAGATGAACGCTGAGCTGAGCTACAAAGCCTAA
- the TRPV4 gene encoding transient receptor potential cation channel subfamily V member 4: MADAEDPTRGDAGEGPGDDGSLQNDSFPLSSLANLFESEDTPSPAEAARGPPGAGDGKQNLRMKFHGAFRKGPPKPMELLESTIYESAVVPGPKKAPMDSLFDYGTYRHHPSENKRWRRRVAEKQAPGTKGPAPNPPPVLKVFNRPILFDIVSRGSPAGLDGLLSFLLTHKKRLTDEEFREPSTGKTCLPKALLNLSGGRNDTIPLLLDIAEKTGNMREFINSPFRDVYYRGQTALHIAIERRCKHYVELLVEKGADVHAQARGRFFQPKDEGGYFYFGELPLSLAACTNQPHIVHYLTENGHKQADLRRQDSRGNTVLHALVAIADNTRENTKFVTKMYDLLLVKCAKLFPDTNLEALLNNDGLSPLMMAAKTGKIGIFQHIIRREITDEDARHLSRKFKDWAYGPVYSSLYDLSSLDTCGEEVSVLEILVYNSKIENRHEMLAVEPINELLRDKWRKFGAVSFYISVVSYLCAMVIFTLVAYYRPMEGTPPYPYTTTVDYLRLAGEIITLLTGILFFFTNIKDLFMKKCPGINSFFIDGSFQLLYFIYSVLVIVTAGLYLGGIEAYLAVMVFALVLGWMNALYFTRGLKLTGTYSIMIQKILFKDLFRFLLVYLLFMIGYASALVSLLNPCPSSESCGEEQSNCTVPTYPSCRDSQTFSTFLLDLFKLTIGMGDLEMLESAKYPGVFIILLVTYIILTFVLLLNMLIALMGETVGQVSKESKHIWKLQWATTILDIERSFPVFLRRAFRSGEMVTVGKGTDGTPDRRWCFRVDEVNWSHWNQNLGIISEDPGKSDTYQYYGFSHTVGRLRRDRWSTVVPRVVELNKSCQPEEVVVPLGTVGTAEARERRHGQASNSAL, translated from the exons ATGGCAGATGCTGAAGACCCCACTCGCGGCGATGCCGGGGAGGGCCCTGGGGATGACGGGTCCCTCCAGAACGACTCCTTCCCACTCTCCTCACTGGCCAACCTGTTTGAGAGCGAGGACACCCCGTCCCCTGCCGAGGCAGCCCGGGGCCCCCCCGGTGCTGGGGATGGCAAGCAAAACCTCCGCATGAAATTCCACGGCGCCTTCCGGAAAGGTCCCCCAAAGcccatggagctgttggagtccACCATCTACGAGTCGGCCGTGGTCCCCGGGCCCAAGAAAGCCCCCATGGACTCTCTCTTCGACTACGGCACCTACCGCCACCACCCCAGCGAGAACAAGCGCTGGCGCAGGAGGGTCGCAGA GAAGCAGGCACCGGGCACGAAGGGGCCGGCTCCCAACCCGCCCCCCGTCCTCAAGGTCTTCAACAGACCCATCCTCTTTGACATCGTCTCCCGGGGGTCCCCGGCCGGCCTGGATgggctcctctccttcctcctcacccacAAGAAGCGCCTCACAGATGAGGAGTTTCGAG AGCCCTCCACAGGGAAGACCTGCCTGCCCAAGGCGCTGCTCAACCTGAGCGGGGGCAGGAATGACACCATCCCCCTCCTCCTGGACATCGCCGAGAAGACGGGCAACATGCGGGAGTTCATCAACTCGCCCTTCAGGGATGTCTACTACCGAG GTCAGACAGCTCTGCACATCGCCATCGAGCGCCGCTGCAAGCACTAcgtggagctgctggtggagaaggGAGCGGACGTGCACGCCCAGGCCCGCGGCCGCTTCTTCCAGCCCAAGGACGAGGGTGGCTACTTCTACTTCG GCGAGCTGCCCCTCTCGCTGGCCGCCTGCACCAACCAGCCCCACATCGTGCACTACCTGACGGAGAACGGGCACAAGCAGGCGGACCTGCGGCGCCAGGATTCCCGGGGCAACACCGTGCTGCACGCCCTGGTCGCCATCGCCGACAACACCCGCGAGAACACCAAGTTCGTCACCAAGATGTACGACCTGCTCCTCGTCAAGTGCGCTAAGCTCTTCCCCGACACCAACCTGGAGGCGCTGCTCAACAACGACGGCCTCTCCCCACTCATGATGGCTGCCAAGACCGGCAAGATCGGG ATCTTCCAGCACATCATCCGTCGGGAGATTACGGACGAGGACGCCCGGCACCTCTCGCGGAAGTTCAAGGACTGGGCGTACGGCCCCGTCTACTCCTCCCTCTATGACCTCTCCTCGCTggacacctgtggggaggaggtgtCCGTGCTGGAGATCCTCGTCTACAACAGCAAGATTGAG AACCGCCATGAGATGTTGGCCGTGGAGCCCATCAACGAGCTGCTGCGTGACAAGTGGCGCAAGTTCGGGGCCGTCTCCTTCTACATCAGTGTGGTTTCCTACCTCTGCGCCATGGTCATCTTCACCCTTGTCGCCTACTACCGCCCCATGGAAGGCACT CCCCCCTACCCATACACCACTACCGTCGACTACCTGCGCCTGGCTGGGGAGATCATCACCCTTCTCACCGGCATCCTCTTCTTCTTCACAAAC aTCAAAGATCTGTTCATGAAGAAGTGTCCAGGCATAAACTCCTTCTTCATAGACGGCTCCTTCCAGCTGCTCTA cttcATCTACTCGGTGCTGGTGATTGTCACGGCGGGGCTGTACCTGGGTGGCATTGAGGCATACCTGGCTGTCATGGTCTTCGCGCTGGTCCTGGGCTGGATGAACGCGCTGTACTTCACCCGGGGGCTCAAGCTGACAGGGACCTACAGCATCATGATCCAGAAG ATCCTCTTCAAAGACCTTTTCCGCTTCCTCCTGGTCTACTTGCTCTTCATGATTGGCTATGCATCAG ctctgGTGTCCCTCCTCAACCCGTGTCCCAGCAGTGAGTCCTGTGGTGAGGAGCAGTCCAACTGCACGGTGCCAACCTACCCCTCCTGCCGGGACAGCCAGACCTTCAGCACCTTCCTGCTTGACCTCTTCAAGCTCACCATTGGCATGGGCGACCTGGAGATGCTCGAAAGCGCCAAGTACCCTGGAGTCTTCATCATCCTCCTCGTCACCTACATCATCCTCACCTTCGTCCTCCTCCTCAACATGCTTATTGCTCTCATGGGTGAGACCGTGGGCCAAGTCTCCAAGGAGAGCAAGCACATCTGGAAGCTACAG TGGGCCACCACCATCCTGGATATCGAGCGTTCCTTCCCTGTGTTCCTGCGGAGAGCCTTTCGCTCGGGGGAGATGGTCACTGTGGGGAAGGGCACCGATGGGACACCCGACCGCCGCTGGTGCTTCAG GGTGGACGAGGTGAACTGGTCTCACTGGAACCAGAATCTGGGCATCATCAGCGAGGACCCAGGCAAGAGCGATACGTACCAGTACTACGGCTTCTCCCACACCGTGGGCCGGCTGCGGAGAG ATCGCTGGTCGACGGTGGTGCCGCGCGTGGTGGAGCTAAACAAGAGCTGCCAGCcggaggaggtggtggtgccGCTGGGGACCGTGGGGACGGCGGAGGCACGGGAGCGGCGGCACGGCCAAGCCTCGAACTCCGCGCTTTAG